A window from Vulpes vulpes isolate BD-2025 chromosome 9, VulVul3, whole genome shotgun sequence encodes these proteins:
- the YJEFN3 gene encoding yjeF N-terminal domain-containing protein 3 isoform X1, translated as MEWCQRQVPLLTGCDPITGGTGLLLPVQAGFPPFPRQLHRWHGRVKSACTCQPMAVRSAFAALSDWRMHRVGGRGMLLKGRGGGCPCNSHRLSATMSSAARPDPAETPEEQRFLSTEEAAALERELLEDYRFGRQQLVELCGHASAVAVTKVFPLPTLSRKQRTVLVVCGPEQNGAVGLVCARHLRVFEYEPTIFYPTRSLDLLHRDLTTQCEKMDIPFLSYLPTEVQLINDAYGLVVDAVLGPGVQPGEIGGPCTRALATLKLLSIPLVSLDIPSGMPGWDAETGGGDSEDGLRPDVLVSLAAPKRCAGRFSGRHHFVAGRFVPDDVRRKFALRLPGYTGTDCVAAL; from the exons ATGGAGTGGTGCCAGAGGCAGGTCCCCTTGCTCACAGGCTGTGACCCCATTACAGGAGGAACAGGTCTGTTGCTACCTGTCCAGGCTGGGTTCCCTCCATTTCCAAGGCAGCTCCACCGCTGGCATGGAAGGGTTAAGTCAGCCTGCACCTGCCAGCCAATGGCCGTGCGCAGCGCCTTCGCGGCGCTGTCTGATTGGCGGATGCACAGGGTGGGCGGGAGGGGGATGCTCTTAAAAGGCCGTGGCGGTGGCTGCCCGTGCAACTCTCACAGGCTCTCCGCGACCATGAGCAGTGCGGCCCGCCCCGACCCAGCGGAGACGCCCGAGGAGCAGCGTTTCCTCAG CACTGAGGAGGCGGCTGCCCTCGAGCGGGAGTTGCTGGAGGATTATCGCTTTGGGCGGCAGCAGCTGGTGGAGTTGTGTGGCCATGCTAGTGCTGTAGCTGTGACCAAG GTGTTCCCCTTGCCTACTCTCTCCCGGAAGCAGAGGACAGTGCTGGTCGTGTGTGGCCCGGAGCAGAACGGGGCAGTGGGGCTGGTCTGTGCCCGGCACCTGCGGGTGTTT gagtACGAACCTACCATCTTCTACCCTACACGCTCACTGGATCTGCTGCACCGGGACCTGACCACCCAGTGTGAGAAGATGGACATCCCCTTCCTGTCCTATTTGCCCACGGAG GTCCAGCTCATCAACGATGCCTACGGGCTGGTGGTGGATGCTGTGCTGGGCCCTGGCGTGCAGCCGGGAGAGATCGGGGGCCCCTGCACGCGTGCGCTGGCCACACTCAAGCTGCTGTCCATCCCCCTTGTGAGCCTGGACATCCCCTCAGGCATGCCAG GCTGGGACGCGGAGACCGGCGGCGGGGACAGCGAGGACGGGCTCCGGCCCGACGTGCTGGTGTCGCTCGCCGCGCCCAAGCGCTGCGCCGGCCGCTTCTCCGGCCGCCACCACTTCGTGGCCGGCAGGTTCGTGCCCGACGACGTGCGCCGAAAGTTCGCTCTGCGCCTGCCGGGATACACGGGCACCGACTGCGTCGCGGCGCTGtga
- the CILP2 gene encoding cartilage intermediate layer protein 2 produces the protein MASAPPLLCLLVAAAHLAGPRATTPHEEPTATAWGLEGPSLSPGQPSPALEDWEEASEWTSWFNVDHPGGDGDFESLAAIRFYYGPARVCPRPLALEARTTDWALPSTVGERVHLNPTRGFWCLNREQPRGRRCSNYHVRFRCPLEATWGAWGPWGPCSGSCGPGRRLRRRRCPSPTGDACPGRPLEAQKCVRPTCPGCSSKTCKCPNHVLLGSVVTPSGRPLPGARVSLRDWSGIVAITDAHGTFRMPGVCANSQANVSAQMDGFSAGLGQAQANGSISAVVTVVLNKLEKPYLVKHPESRVREAGQNVTFCCKASGTPMPKKYSWFHNGTLLDRREHRYGAHLELRGLRPDQAGTYHCKAWNDAGTVRSGTAWLTVLGPGQPACNPQPQEHLIKLPDDCGQPGSGPTYLNVGLCPDTLCPSPAGSSPRCGDAGSRCCSVRRLESREIHCSNYVLPVKVVAECGCQKCLPPRGLVRGRVVAADSGEPLRFAQILLGQEPIGFTSYQGDFTIEVPPSTQRLVVTFLDPSGEFMDTVTVLPFDPRGGGVYHDVKAMRKKAPVILDAGESNTIPLGEMQDEAPLGELVLPPGAFRRADGEPYAGAVEARVTFVDPRDLRSAAAAPSDLRFVDSDGELAPLRTYGMFSVDLRAAGSAEQLQAGPVAVRVDAGQIRMAGHVEALRLWSLNPDTGLWEEESGFQPERSAAARARARARARREERVFLVGNVEIRERRLFNLDVPERRRCFVKVRAYANDKFTPSEQVEGVVVTLVNLEPAPGFSANPRAWGRFDSAVTGPNGACLPAFCDEDRPDAYTALVTASLGGEELEPAPSRPRPRAATVGVAQPYLERLAYRRSDHDDPALKRNGFRINLAKPRPGEPAEAKGPVYPWRSLRECQEAPVTASHFRFARVEADKYEYNVVPFREGAPASWTGDVLAWWPNPQEFRACFLKVQIQGPQEYMVRSHNAGGSHPRTQGQLYGLRDARSVRDPERPGTTAACVEFKCSGMLFDQRQVDRTLVTIMPQGSCRRVAINGLLRDYLARHPPAAPADDPAAFSMLAPLDPLGHNYGVYTVTDQSPRLAKEIAIGRCFDGSSDGFSREMKAEAGTAVTFQCREPPAGRPSLFQRLLESPATALGDIRREMGQVARAQAQATGPLHTRRGRAQQ, from the exons ATGGCGTCGGCGCCGCCACTACTCTGCCTCTTAGTCGCCGCCGCGCACCTGGCGGGGCCTCGAG CCACCACCCCCCATGAGGAGCCCACAGCAACTGCCTGGGGCCTTGAAGGTCCATCTCTGAGCCCTGGACAGCCCTCACCAGCCCTGGAGGACTGGGAAG AGGCCAGCGAGTGGACGTCCTGGTTCAACGTGGACCACCCCGGCGGCGATGGCGACTTCGAGAGCCTGGCTGCCATCCGCTTCTACTACGGACCAGCGCGCGTGTGCCCACGGCCGCTGGCGCTCGAGGCGCGCACCACGGACTGGGCCCTGCCGTCCACTGTCGGCGAGCGCGTGCACCTGAACCCCACGCGAGGCTTCTGGTGCCTCAACCGCGAGCAGCCCCGCGGCCGCCGCTGCTCCAACTACCATGTGCGCTTCCGCTGCCCGCTCG AGGCCACGTGGGGCGCATGGGGCCCGTGGGGTCCCTGTTCAGGGAGCTGCGGGCCAGGCCGTCGCTtgcgccgccgccgctgccccaGTCCGACTGGAGATGCGTGTCCGGGGCGTCCCCTGGAGGCGCAGAAGTGTGTCCGCCCTACCTGTCCAG GGTGCAGCTCCAAGACCTGCAAGTGCCCCAACCACGTCCTTCTGGGCTCGGTGGTCACCCCATCTGGGCGTCCGCTGCCAGGAGCCAGGGTCTCCCTGAGAGACTGGTCTGGCATTGTGGCCATCACTGATGCCCATGGAACCTTCCGGATGCCTGGAGTCTGTGCCAATAGCCAGGCAAACGTCAGTGCCCAAATGGATGGCTTCTCTGCAGGCCTGGGCCAGGCCCAGGCCAATGGCTCCATCTCTGCTGTAGTCACTGTTGTCCTGAATAAGTTGG AGAAGCCCTACCTGGTGAAGCACCCTGAGTCCCGAGTGCGAGAGGCCGGACAGAATGTAACCTTCTGCTGCAAAGCCTCAGGCACCCCCATGCCTAAAAAATACTCCTG GTTCCACAACGGGACCCTGCTGGACAGGCGAGAACACAGGTATGGGGCCCATCTGGAGCTGCGAGGGCTGCGCCCAGACCAGGCAGGCACCTACCACTGCAAAGCATGGAATGATGCGGGCACTGTGCGCTCAGGCACCGCCTGGCTCACCGTGCTTG GCCCAGGCCAGCCAGCCTGCAATCCCCAGCCCCAAGAGCACCTGATCAAGCTCCCAGATGACTGTGGGCAGCCTGGCAGCGGCCCCACCTACTTGAATGTGGGCCTCTGCCCGGacaccctctgccccagccctgcaggctCCAGCCCCCGGTGTGGGGATGCAGGCTCCCGCTGCTGCTCTGTTCGCCGCCTGGAGAGCAGGGAGATCCACTGCTCTAACTATGTCCTCCCAGTCAAGGTGGTGGCTGAGTGTGGCTGCCAGAAATGTCTGCCCCCTCGGGGACTGGTCCGGGGACGTGTGGTGGCTGCTGACTCAGGGGAACCCCTGCGTTTTGCCCAGATCCTGCTAGGCCAGGAGCCCATTGGATTCACCTCTTACCAGGGCGACTTCACCATCGAGGTGCCACCCTCCACGCAGCGGCTGGTGGTCACCTTCCTGGACCCCAGTGGGGAGTTCATGGACACTGTCACAGTCCTGCCTTTTGACCCCCGAGGTGGCGGCGTGTACCACGATGTCAAGGCCATGCGCAAGAAAGCCCCCGTCATCTTAGATGCCGGGGAGAGCAACACGATCCCTCTTGGGGAGATGCAAGACGAGGCCCCATTGGGCGAGCTGGTCCTCCCGCCCGGAGCCTTCCGCAGAGCTGATGGCGAACCCTACGCCGGGGCTGTGGAGGCCCGGGTGACGTTCGTGGACCCCCGCGATCTCCGCTCGGCGGCCGCCGCCCCTAGCGACCTGCGGTTCGTGGACAGCGACGGCGAGCTGGCGCCGCTGCGCACCTACGGCATGTTCTCGGTGGACCTCCGCGCCGCGGGCTCCGCGGAGCAGCTGCAGGCGGGGCCGGTGGCCGTGCGCGTGGACGCCGGCCAGATCCGCATGGCGGGCCACGTGGAGGCGCTCAGGCTGTGGTCGCTGAACCCCGACACCGGCTTGTGGGAGGAGGAGAGCGGCTTCCAGCCAGAGCGGTCggcggccgcccgcgcccgcgcccgcgcccgcgcccgcaggGAGGAGCGGGTCTTCCTGGTGGGCAACGTGGAGATCCGGGAGCGGCGTCTGTTCAACCTGGACGTGCCCGAGCGCCGCCGCTGCTTCGTGAAGGTGCGCGCCTATGCCAACGACAAGTTCACCCCCAGCGAGCAGGTGGAGGGCGTGGTGGTCACGCTGGTCAACCTGGAGCCCGCCCCCGGCTTCTCGGCCAACCCCCGGGCCTGGGGCCGCTTCGACAGCGCGGTCACCGGACCCAACGGCGCCTGCCTGCCCGCCTTCTGCGACGAGGACCGGCCCGACGCCTACACCGCGCTGGTCACCGCCTCGCTGGGCGGGGAGGAGCTGGAGCCCGCGccctcccggccccggccgcgCGCGGCCACCGTGGGCGTGGCGCAGCCCTACCTGGAGCGCCTGGCCTACCGGCGCTCCGACCACGACGACCCCGCGCTCAAGCGCAACGGCTTCCGCATCAACCTCGCCAAGCCCAGGCCCGGCGAGCCGGCCGAGGCCAAGGGCCCGGTGTACCCGTGGCGCAGCCTGCGCGAGTGCCAGGAGGCCCCGGTGACCGCCAGCCACTTCCGCTTCGCGCGCGTGGAGGCGGACAAGTACGAGTACAACGTGGTCCCGTTCCGCGAGGGCGCGCCGGCCTCCTGGACTGGAGATGTCCTGGCCTGGTGGCCCAACCCGCAGGAGTTCCGGGCCTGCTTCCTCAAAGTGCAGATCCAGGGCCCCCAGGAGTACATGGTCCGGTCCCACAACGCGGGCGGCAGCCACCCGCGCACCCAGGGCCAGCTCTACGGGCTTCGAGATGCCCGCAGCGTCCGGGACCCCGAGCGCCCCGGCACCACCGCTGCCTGCGTGGAATTCAAGTGCAGCGGGATGCTCTTCGACCAGCGGCAGGTGGACAGGACGCTGGTGACCATCATGCCCCAGGGCAGCTGCCGCCGCGTGGCCATCAACGGGCTCCTGCGGGATTACTTGGCCCGGCATCCCCCAGCCGCCCCAGCTGACGACCCTGCCGCCTTCAGCATGCTGGCCCCACTGGACCCCCTGGGTCACAACTACGGTGTCTACACGGTCACCGACCAGAGCCCCAGGCTGGCCAAGGAGATCGCCATCGGCCGCTGCTTTGATGGCTCCTCCGACGGCTTCTCTCGGGAGATGAAGGCCGAGGCTGGCACAGCTGTCACCTTCCAGTGCCGGGAGCCACCAGCAGGCCGGCCTAGCCTCTTCCAGAGGCTGCTGGAGTCCCCAGCAACGGCGCTTGGTGACATCCGCAGGGAGATGGGCCAGGTGGCCCGGGCACAGGCTCAAGCCACAGGCCCCCTCCATACCCGCCGGGGTAGGGCCCAGCAGTGA
- the NDUFA13 gene encoding NADH dehydrogenase [ubiquinone] 1 alpha subcomplex subunit 13, whose protein sequence is MAASKVKQDMPPPGGYGPIDYKRNLPRRGLSGYSMFAVGIGTLLFGYWSMMKWNRERRRLQIEDFEARIALMPLLQAEKDRRVLQMLRENLEEEAIIMKDVPDWKVGESVFNTTRWVTPMMGELYGLRTNEEILNASYGFIWYT, encoded by the exons ATGGCTGCGTCGAAGGTGAAACAGGACATGCCCCCGCCGGGGGGCTATGGCCCCATCGACTACAAGCGGAACCTTCCGCGTCGGGGACTGTCGG gCTACAGCATGTTTGCTGTGGGCATTGGGACCTTGCTCTTCGGATATTGGAGCATGATGAAGTGGAACCGTGAACGCAG GCGCTTGCAGATTGAGGACTTCGAGGCCCGCATCGCATTGATGCCACTGTTGCAGGCAGAGAAGGACCGGAG GGTCCTGCAGATGCTTCGAGAGAACCTAGAGGAGGAGGCCATCATCATGAAGGATGTGCCTGATTGGAAG GTGGGTGAGTCTGTGTTCAACACAACGCGATGGGTGACTCCCATGATGGGTGAGCTCTATGGACTGCGCACGAATGAGGAGATTCTCAACGCCAGCTACGGCTTCATTTGGTACACGTAG
- the TSSK6 gene encoding testis-specific serine/threonine-protein kinase 6: MSGDKLLSELGYKLGRTIGEGSYSKVKVATSKKYKGTVAIKVVDRRRAPPDFVNKFLPRELSILRGVRHPHIVHVFEFIEVCNGKLYIVMEAAATDLLQAVQRNGRIPGSQARDLFAQIAGAVRYLHDHHLVHRDLKCENVLLSPDERRVKLTDFGFGRQAHGYPDLSTTYCGSAAYASPEVLLGIPYDPKKYDVWSLGVVLYVMVTGCMPFDDSDIAGLPRRQKRGVLYPDGLEVSERCRALIAELLQFSPSARPSAGQVARNGWLRAGDSG, translated from the coding sequence ATGTCGGGCGACAAACTTCTGAGCGAACTCGGCTATAAGCTGGGACGCACGATAGGCGAGGGCAGTTACTCCAAGGTGAAGGTGGCCACGTCCAAGAAGTACAAGGGCACGGTGGCCATCAAGGTGGTGGACCGGCGGCGCGCGCCACCCGACTTCGTCAACAAGTTTCTGCCGCGTGAGCTGTCCATCCTTCGGGGCGTGCGGCACCCGCACATCGTGCACGTCTTCGAGTTCATCGAAGTGTGCAACGGGAAGCTGTATATCGTGATGGAGGCGGCCGCCACCGACCTGCTGCAGGCAGTGCAGCGCAACGGGCGCATCCCCGGGAGTCAGGCGCGCGACCTCTTCGCACAAATCGCTGGGGCTGTGCGCTACCTGCATGACCACCACCTCGTGCACCGTGACCTCAAGTGCGAAAACGTGTTGCTGAGCCCCGACGAGCGCCGCGTCAAGCTCACGGACTTTGGCTTTGGTCGCCAGGCACACGGTTATCCTGACCTGAGCACCACCTACTGCGGCTCCGCCGCCTACGCGTCGCCTGAGGTTCTCTTGGGTATCCCATACGACCCCAAGAAGTACGACGTGTGGAGCCTGGGCGTCGTGCTCTACGTCATGGTCACCGGGTGCATGCCCTTCGATGACTCGGATATCGCTGGTCTGCCCAGGCGCCAGAAGCGCGGCGTCCTCTACCCCGATGGCCTCGAGGTGTCCGAGCGCTGCAGGGCCCTGATCGCAGAACTGCTGCAGTTCAGCCCGTCTGCCAGGCCCTCAGCGGGCCAGGTAGCGCGCAACGGCTGGCTGCGTGCGGGGGACTCCGGCTAG
- the YJEFN3 gene encoding yjeF N-terminal domain-containing protein 3 isoform X2 — MEWCQRQVPLLTGCDPITGGTGLLLPVQAGFPPFPRQLHRWHGRVKSACTCQPMAVRSAFAALSDWRMHRVGGRGMLLKGRGGGCPCNSHRLSATMSSAARPDPAETPEEQRFLSTEEAAALERELLEDYRFGRQQLVELCGHASAVAVTKVFPLPTLSRKQRTVLVVCGPEQNGAVGLVCARHLRVFEYEPTIFYPTRSLDLLHRDLTTQCEKMDIPFLSYLPTEVQLINDAYGLVVDAVLGPGVQPGEIGGPCTRALATLKLLSIPLVSLDIPSGWDAETGGGDSEDGLRPDVLVSLAAPKRCAGRFSGRHHFVAGRFVPDDVRRKFALRLPGYTGTDCVAAL, encoded by the exons ATGGAGTGGTGCCAGAGGCAGGTCCCCTTGCTCACAGGCTGTGACCCCATTACAGGAGGAACAGGTCTGTTGCTACCTGTCCAGGCTGGGTTCCCTCCATTTCCAAGGCAGCTCCACCGCTGGCATGGAAGGGTTAAGTCAGCCTGCACCTGCCAGCCAATGGCCGTGCGCAGCGCCTTCGCGGCGCTGTCTGATTGGCGGATGCACAGGGTGGGCGGGAGGGGGATGCTCTTAAAAGGCCGTGGCGGTGGCTGCCCGTGCAACTCTCACAGGCTCTCCGCGACCATGAGCAGTGCGGCCCGCCCCGACCCAGCGGAGACGCCCGAGGAGCAGCGTTTCCTCAG CACTGAGGAGGCGGCTGCCCTCGAGCGGGAGTTGCTGGAGGATTATCGCTTTGGGCGGCAGCAGCTGGTGGAGTTGTGTGGCCATGCTAGTGCTGTAGCTGTGACCAAG GTGTTCCCCTTGCCTACTCTCTCCCGGAAGCAGAGGACAGTGCTGGTCGTGTGTGGCCCGGAGCAGAACGGGGCAGTGGGGCTGGTCTGTGCCCGGCACCTGCGGGTGTTT gagtACGAACCTACCATCTTCTACCCTACACGCTCACTGGATCTGCTGCACCGGGACCTGACCACCCAGTGTGAGAAGATGGACATCCCCTTCCTGTCCTATTTGCCCACGGAG GTCCAGCTCATCAACGATGCCTACGGGCTGGTGGTGGATGCTGTGCTGGGCCCTGGCGTGCAGCCGGGAGAGATCGGGGGCCCCTGCACGCGTGCGCTGGCCACACTCAAGCTGCTGTCCATCCCCCTTGTGAGCCTGGACATCCCCTCAG GCTGGGACGCGGAGACCGGCGGCGGGGACAGCGAGGACGGGCTCCGGCCCGACGTGCTGGTGTCGCTCGCCGCGCCCAAGCGCTGCGCCGGCCGCTTCTCCGGCCGCCACCACTTCGTGGCCGGCAGGTTCGTGCCCGACGACGTGCGCCGAAAGTTCGCTCTGCGCCTGCCGGGATACACGGGCACCGACTGCGTCGCGGCGCTGtga
- the YJEFN3 gene encoding yjeF N-terminal domain-containing protein 3 isoform X3, with product MSSAARPDPAETPEEQRFLSTEEAAALERELLEDYRFGRQQLVELCGHASAVAVTKVFPLPTLSRKQRTVLVVCGPEQNGAVGLVCARHLRVFEYEPTIFYPTRSLDLLHRDLTTQCEKMDIPFLSYLPTEVQLINDAYGLVVDAVLGPGVQPGEIGGPCTRALATLKLLSIPLVSLDIPSGMPGWDAETGGGDSEDGLRPDVLVSLAAPKRCAGRFSGRHHFVAGRFVPDDVRRKFALRLPGYTGTDCVAAL from the exons ATGAGCAGTGCGGCCCGCCCCGACCCAGCGGAGACGCCCGAGGAGCAGCGTTTCCTCAG CACTGAGGAGGCGGCTGCCCTCGAGCGGGAGTTGCTGGAGGATTATCGCTTTGGGCGGCAGCAGCTGGTGGAGTTGTGTGGCCATGCTAGTGCTGTAGCTGTGACCAAG GTGTTCCCCTTGCCTACTCTCTCCCGGAAGCAGAGGACAGTGCTGGTCGTGTGTGGCCCGGAGCAGAACGGGGCAGTGGGGCTGGTCTGTGCCCGGCACCTGCGGGTGTTT gagtACGAACCTACCATCTTCTACCCTACACGCTCACTGGATCTGCTGCACCGGGACCTGACCACCCAGTGTGAGAAGATGGACATCCCCTTCCTGTCCTATTTGCCCACGGAG GTCCAGCTCATCAACGATGCCTACGGGCTGGTGGTGGATGCTGTGCTGGGCCCTGGCGTGCAGCCGGGAGAGATCGGGGGCCCCTGCACGCGTGCGCTGGCCACACTCAAGCTGCTGTCCATCCCCCTTGTGAGCCTGGACATCCCCTCAGGCATGCCAG GCTGGGACGCGGAGACCGGCGGCGGGGACAGCGAGGACGGGCTCCGGCCCGACGTGCTGGTGTCGCTCGCCGCGCCCAAGCGCTGCGCCGGCCGCTTCTCCGGCCGCCACCACTTCGTGGCCGGCAGGTTCGTGCCCGACGACGTGCGCCGAAAGTTCGCTCTGCGCCTGCCGGGATACACGGGCACCGACTGCGTCGCGGCGCTGtga